One window from the genome of Solea solea chromosome 2, fSolSol10.1, whole genome shotgun sequence encodes:
- the LOC131449032 gene encoding cysteine/serine-rich nuclear protein 3-like isoform X2 encodes MSGILKRKLEEGTAPYLSLQECDDDEVSCSDSGNSSDSLNHPIPSGLLNSSLQQQSKRLRGRNVHFESVTVYYFSRRQGFTSVPTQGGSTLGMSPRHSGVRRFTLREFAMEQKRSHRNMLRDHLKEEKLNAIKLRLTKNGTVSSAEADTLTLDDISEDDLDVDNTEVDEYFFLQPLTTRRRRSLLRASGVRRIDVEEKHDLRALRMSREECGCRCRGICDPETCACSLAGIKCQVDRMSFPCGCTKDGCSNTTGRLEFNPVRVRTHFLHTIMKLELEKSRDEQQQQQQPEQQQQLHVTNGNGYHGDSSLVQQQQQQPNLQFPLMSGTPSHIPIMHLQNTGDTDSHLDEEEEEEEEEEEEEEEEEEEEDEDEEEDDEAYEEDEDGSSMCSGLSDCSTHSLETIDPEEGEEEEDEEDEEDEEEDEEEEEDWDCSLHGTSPPPYSVPLPSVLSYSNNALMRLSNPFHNTATMQHYQMDGSVKDTAAFLSEGVSVTPTLPTVETALESEINTELHCRTFPGPTPESLTPHTPSHVDTRETSTTPAGAADQRSLNCTDFQNNPGDRESQSEAVAASVEQTVEEDVRVQAQ; translated from the exons ATGAGCGGGATTCTGAAGAGGAAGCTCGAGGAGGGCACGGCCCCTTACCTCTCGCTGCAGGAGTGCGACGACGACGAGGTTTCCTGCAGCGACAGCGGCAACAGCAGCGACAGTctcaaccatcccattccctcTGGACTGCTAAACT cttctctccAGCAGCAGTCGAAGCGACTGCGGGGTCGCAACGTGCACTTTGAGAGCGTAACAGTCTACTACTTCAGTCGCCGGCAAGGCTTCACCAGCGTGCCCACACAGGGTGGCAGCACTCTGGGGATGTCACCACGTCACAGCGGCGTGAGGCGGTTCACCCTCAGGGAGTTTGCCATGGAGCAGAAAAGGAGCCACCGTAACATGTTGAGGGATCACCTGAAGGAGGAGAAGCTCAACGCCATCAAACTCAGA TTGACAAAGAACGGCACCGTGTCATCCGCGGAGGCAGACACCCTCACACTCGACGATATCTCAGAAGACGACCTGGACGTGGACAACACCGAGGTGGACGAGTACTTCTTCCTCCAGCCTCTGACCACGAGGAGACGCCGCAGCCTTCTCCGTGCCTCGGGGGTGCGGCGCATTGACGTGGAGGAGAAGCATGATCTGCGCGCCCTGCGCATGTCCAGAGAGGAGTGTGGGTGCCGGTGCCGCGGGATATGTGACCCGGAAACCTGTGCTTGCAGCCTGGCCGGCATTAAGTGCCAG gttGACCGCATGTCCTTCCCATGTGGCTGCACAAAAGACGGCTGCAGCAACACCACGGGACGCCTGGAGTTCAACCCCGTCCGGGTGCGGACCCACTTCCTGCACACCATCATgaagctggagctggagaagagCCgcgacgagcagcagcagcagcagcagcccgagcagcagcagcagctgcatgtaACCAATGGCAACGGTTACCATGGAGACTCCTCCTTGGtccaacagcagcaacagcagccgaACCTGCAGTTTCCACTGATGAGTGGCACGCCGTCGCACATTCCCATCATGCACCTCCAGAACACAGGTGACACAGATTCACATttagatgaagaagaagaagaagaagaagaagaagaggaggaggaggaggaggaagaggaggaggaagacgaggatgaggaagaggatgacgaAGCCTACGAGGAAGATGAGGATGGCAGTAGCATGTGCAGCGGGCTGTCAGACTGCAGCACGCACAGCTTAGAAACAATTGACcctgaggagggagaggaggaagaggacgaggaggatgaggaggacgaggaggaggacgaggaagaggaggaagactgGGATTGCTCGTTACACGGAACGAGTCCTCCCCCCTACTCTGTTCCACTTCCTTCGGTGCTGAGTTACTCTAACAACGCGCTCATGCGCCTCAGTAACCCCTTCCACAACACTGCCACCATGCAGCATTATCAAATGGACGGCTCTGTGAAGGACACTGCTGCTTTCCTTAGTGAAGGTGTCTCCGTCACCCCCACGCTCCCCACAGTAGAGACGGCATTAGAATCGGAAATTAACACAGAACTCCACTGCCGAACGTTCCCTGGCCCCACACCCGAGTCCCTCACGCCCCATACTCCCTCACACGTAGACACACGTGAAACAAGCACCACACCGGCCGGTGCGGCCGACCAACGGTCACTCAACTGCACAGACTTCCAGAACAATCCAGGCGACCGTGAGTCACAGTCTGAGGCTGTGGCTGCGTCTGTGGAGCAGACAGTGGAGGAGGACGTCAGAGTGCAGGCGCAGTGA
- the LOC131449032 gene encoding cysteine/serine-rich nuclear protein 3-like isoform X1 translates to MSGILKRKLEEGTAPYLSLQECDDDEVSCSDSGNSSDSLNHPIPSGLLNSSLQQQSKRLRGRNVHFESVTVYYFSRRQGFTSVPTQGGSTLGMSPRHSGVRRFTLREFAMEQKRSHRNMLRDHLKEEKLNAIKLRLTKNGTVSSAEADTLTLDDISEDDLDVDNTEVDEYFFLQPLTTRRRRSLLRASGVRRIDVEEKHDLRALRMSREECGCRCRGICDPETCACSLAGIKCQVNGTVVDRMSFPCGCTKDGCSNTTGRLEFNPVRVRTHFLHTIMKLELEKSRDEQQQQQQPEQQQQLHVTNGNGYHGDSSLVQQQQQQPNLQFPLMSGTPSHIPIMHLQNTGDTDSHLDEEEEEEEEEEEEEEEEEEEEDEDEEEDDEAYEEDEDGSSMCSGLSDCSTHSLETIDPEEGEEEEDEEDEEDEEEDEEEEEDWDCSLHGTSPPPYSVPLPSVLSYSNNALMRLSNPFHNTATMQHYQMDGSVKDTAAFLSEGVSVTPTLPTVETALESEINTELHCRTFPGPTPESLTPHTPSHVDTRETSTTPAGAADQRSLNCTDFQNNPGDRESQSEAVAASVEQTVEEDVRVQAQ, encoded by the exons ATGAGCGGGATTCTGAAGAGGAAGCTCGAGGAGGGCACGGCCCCTTACCTCTCGCTGCAGGAGTGCGACGACGACGAGGTTTCCTGCAGCGACAGCGGCAACAGCAGCGACAGTctcaaccatcccattccctcTGGACTGCTAAACT cttctctccAGCAGCAGTCGAAGCGACTGCGGGGTCGCAACGTGCACTTTGAGAGCGTAACAGTCTACTACTTCAGTCGCCGGCAAGGCTTCACCAGCGTGCCCACACAGGGTGGCAGCACTCTGGGGATGTCACCACGTCACAGCGGCGTGAGGCGGTTCACCCTCAGGGAGTTTGCCATGGAGCAGAAAAGGAGCCACCGTAACATGTTGAGGGATCACCTGAAGGAGGAGAAGCTCAACGCCATCAAACTCAGA TTGACAAAGAACGGCACCGTGTCATCCGCGGAGGCAGACACCCTCACACTCGACGATATCTCAGAAGACGACCTGGACGTGGACAACACCGAGGTGGACGAGTACTTCTTCCTCCAGCCTCTGACCACGAGGAGACGCCGCAGCCTTCTCCGTGCCTCGGGGGTGCGGCGCATTGACGTGGAGGAGAAGCATGATCTGCGCGCCCTGCGCATGTCCAGAGAGGAGTGTGGGTGCCGGTGCCGCGGGATATGTGACCCGGAAACCTGTGCTTGCAGCCTGGCCGGCATTAAGTGCCAGGTAAATGGAACTGTG gttGACCGCATGTCCTTCCCATGTGGCTGCACAAAAGACGGCTGCAGCAACACCACGGGACGCCTGGAGTTCAACCCCGTCCGGGTGCGGACCCACTTCCTGCACACCATCATgaagctggagctggagaagagCCgcgacgagcagcagcagcagcagcagcccgagcagcagcagcagctgcatgtaACCAATGGCAACGGTTACCATGGAGACTCCTCCTTGGtccaacagcagcaacagcagccgaACCTGCAGTTTCCACTGATGAGTGGCACGCCGTCGCACATTCCCATCATGCACCTCCAGAACACAGGTGACACAGATTCACATttagatgaagaagaagaagaagaagaagaagaagaggaggaggaggaggaggaagaggaggaggaagacgaggatgaggaagaggatgacgaAGCCTACGAGGAAGATGAGGATGGCAGTAGCATGTGCAGCGGGCTGTCAGACTGCAGCACGCACAGCTTAGAAACAATTGACcctgaggagggagaggaggaagaggacgaggaggatgaggaggacgaggaggaggacgaggaagaggaggaagactgGGATTGCTCGTTACACGGAACGAGTCCTCCCCCCTACTCTGTTCCACTTCCTTCGGTGCTGAGTTACTCTAACAACGCGCTCATGCGCCTCAGTAACCCCTTCCACAACACTGCCACCATGCAGCATTATCAAATGGACGGCTCTGTGAAGGACACTGCTGCTTTCCTTAGTGAAGGTGTCTCCGTCACCCCCACGCTCCCCACAGTAGAGACGGCATTAGAATCGGAAATTAACACAGAACTCCACTGCCGAACGTTCCCTGGCCCCACACCCGAGTCCCTCACGCCCCATACTCCCTCACACGTAGACACACGTGAAACAAGCACCACACCGGCCGGTGCGGCCGACCAACGGTCACTCAACTGCACAGACTTCCAGAACAATCCAGGCGACCGTGAGTCACAGTCTGAGGCTGTGGCTGCGTCTGTGGAGCAGACAGTGGAGGAGGACGTCAGAGTGCAGGCGCAGTGA